The Cellulomonas fulva genome includes a window with the following:
- a CDS encoding DapH/DapD/GlmU-related protein, whose protein sequence is MTTDYFAGDPRTNRERMLAGDLYIADDPESERIARAALRLADAYHRAEVAGEPDARAHLLELLGTLGEGAYVKPPLFVDYGENLHIGARTFVNSNLTALDVATITIGEDCQIGPNVQLLTPTHPVDPQPRRDKLEAARPIVLGDNVWLGGGVIVCPGVTIGDNTVVGAGAVVTRDLPADVVAVGNPARVVREIPAPGLSAAATRASGAPAG, encoded by the coding sequence ATGACGACGGACTACTTCGCCGGTGACCCGCGGACCAACCGGGAGCGCATGCTCGCGGGCGACCTCTACATCGCCGACGACCCCGAGAGCGAGCGCATCGCACGCGCGGCGCTGCGTCTGGCCGACGCCTACCACCGCGCCGAGGTCGCGGGTGAGCCGGACGCGCGGGCGCACCTCCTCGAGCTGCTCGGCACGCTCGGCGAAGGCGCGTACGTCAAGCCCCCGCTCTTCGTCGACTACGGCGAGAACCTCCACATCGGGGCGCGCACGTTCGTCAACTCCAACCTCACGGCGCTCGACGTCGCCACGATCACCATCGGCGAGGACTGCCAGATCGGCCCCAACGTGCAGCTCCTGACGCCGACCCACCCGGTCGACCCGCAGCCTCGTCGGGACAAGCTCGAGGCGGCCCGCCCGATCGTGCTCGGCGACAACGTGTGGCTCGGTGGCGGGGTCATCGTGTGCCCCGGCGTCACCATCGGCGACAACACGGTCGTCGGAGCGGGTGCGGTCGTGACCAGGGACCTGCCCGCGGACGTCGTCGCGGTGGGCAACCCGGCCCGGGTGGTGCGGGAGATCCCGGCGCCGGGGCTCAGCGCGGCCGCGACCCGAGCGTCTGGCGCACCTGCTGGGTGA
- a CDS encoding dihydrofolate reductase family protein, whose translation MTKLRVHNLAVSIDGYATGEDRSLEAPFGHAGGRLMEWFFPTHTFVSTSGHETEAVGGGTYGVDDAFAAASWRGIGAEIMGRGKFGPQVGPWEDESWRGWWGDEPPFRTPVVVLTHHARPDLAVGETTFLFRALAPGDALALATDLAGGQDVRLGGGPTVVREFLRAGLVDLLHVVVVPVVLGRGVRLWDDLESLESQFDTEATSSPSGVTHHLWTRRAR comes from the coding sequence ATGACGAAGCTGCGCGTCCACAACCTCGCCGTGTCGATCGACGGGTACGCCACGGGCGAGGACCGGAGCCTCGAGGCACCATTCGGTCACGCCGGCGGACGCCTCATGGAGTGGTTCTTCCCGACGCACACGTTCGTGAGCACCTCGGGCCACGAGACCGAGGCCGTCGGCGGCGGGACGTACGGCGTCGACGACGCGTTCGCGGCCGCGAGCTGGCGCGGCATCGGTGCCGAGATCATGGGCCGCGGCAAGTTCGGCCCGCAGGTCGGTCCGTGGGAGGACGAGTCGTGGCGCGGGTGGTGGGGCGACGAGCCGCCCTTCCGCACGCCGGTCGTCGTCCTGACGCACCATGCCCGACCGGACCTGGCGGTCGGGGAGACGACCTTCCTGTTCCGCGCCCTCGCCCCGGGGGACGCGCTCGCGCTCGCGACGGACCTCGCGGGCGGCCAGGACGTCCGGCTGGGCGGCGGCCCGACCGTCGTCCGCGAGTTCCTGCGTGCGGGTCTCGTCGACCTGCTGCACGTCGTGGTCGTCCCCGTCGTGCTGGGCCGAGGCGTCCGGCTGTGGGACGACCTGGAGTCGCTGGAGTCTCAGTTCGACACCGAGGCGACGTCGTCGCCGTCCGGCGTCACCCACCACCTCTGGACCCGCCGCGCGCGGTGA
- a CDS encoding glycoside hydrolase family 6 protein, translated as MSHHRRRLAVTATVLALASAALGGSPAWASNDVLDERTTIFTDPRSSTMDAARALHGQAKRDALQLAAVPSATWFTDGTPAEVKKEVRQLVGRTATKVPVLVAYNIPFRDCALYSAGGAADVASYKAWIDGFAAGIGDKKAVVVLEPDGLGIIPWYTTLNGELEHCQPPELDPATTDRDVAAERFEMLGYAVDRLQQQPNAAVYLDGTGPYWLAVGDTADRLVKAGVERADGFFLNVSNYELTENDVTYGTWVSKCLAYATQVVPGDFQSCGNQYWSGGPANDWTGQVLTNQGVWSPTAADPALNTAGIESRYDLVLGDVQPTTHFVIDTSRNGQGPWAPPAGTYPDAETWCNPPGRGLGPRPTTDTGDELVDALLWIKIPGESDGQCFRGLGGPEDPERGMVDPAAGQWFPEQARELIELARPALSRPCAHGRPAR; from the coding sequence ATGTCACACCACCGACGACGGCTGGCGGTCACGGCCACCGTCCTCGCGCTCGCCTCCGCCGCGCTGGGCGGCAGCCCGGCCTGGGCGAGCAACGACGTCCTCGACGAGCGGACCACGATCTTCACCGATCCGCGCAGCTCGACCATGGACGCCGCCCGCGCGCTGCACGGCCAGGCCAAGCGGGACGCGCTCCAGCTCGCCGCCGTGCCGAGCGCGACGTGGTTCACCGACGGCACCCCCGCGGAGGTGAAGAAGGAGGTCCGCCAGCTCGTCGGGCGCACGGCCACGAAGGTCCCCGTGCTGGTGGCCTACAACATCCCGTTCCGCGACTGCGCCCTCTACTCCGCCGGCGGCGCCGCGGACGTCGCGTCCTACAAGGCGTGGATCGACGGCTTCGCCGCGGGCATCGGCGACAAGAAGGCGGTCGTCGTCCTGGAGCCGGACGGTCTGGGGATCATCCCGTGGTACACGACGCTGAACGGTGAGCTCGAGCACTGCCAGCCGCCGGAGCTGGACCCGGCCACCACGGACCGCGACGTCGCCGCCGAGCGGTTCGAGATGCTCGGCTACGCGGTCGACCGTCTCCAGCAGCAGCCCAACGCCGCGGTGTACCTCGACGGGACGGGGCCGTACTGGCTCGCCGTCGGGGACACGGCCGATCGGCTCGTGAAGGCGGGCGTGGAGCGTGCCGACGGGTTCTTCCTCAACGTCTCGAACTACGAGCTCACCGAGAACGACGTGACCTACGGGACCTGGGTGTCGAAGTGCCTGGCGTACGCGACGCAGGTGGTGCCCGGGGACTTCCAGAGCTGCGGCAACCAGTACTGGAGCGGCGGCCCGGCGAACGACTGGACGGGCCAGGTCCTGACCAACCAGGGCGTCTGGAGCCCGACCGCAGCCGATCCCGCGCTGAACACGGCCGGCATCGAGTCGCGCTACGACCTGGTGCTCGGTGACGTCCAGCCGACGACGCACTTCGTCATCGACACGAGCCGCAACGGGCAGGGCCCGTGGGCGCCCCCGGCCGGGACCTACCCGGACGCCGAGACGTGGTGCAACCCGCCGGGCCGTGGGCTGGGCCCGCGTCCGACGACCGACACGGGCGACGAGCTCGTCGACGCCCTGCTGTGGATCAAGATCCCGGGCGAGTCCGACGGCCAGTGCTTCCGGGGCCTCGGCGGACCGGAGGACCCCGAGCGCGGCATGGTCGACCCGGCGGCCGGTCAGTGGTTCCCCGAGCAGGCGCGCGAGCTGATCGAGCTCGCCCGACCCGCGCTGAGCAGGCCGTGCGCGCACGGTCGGCCCGCGCGCTGA
- a CDS encoding LacI family DNA-binding transcriptional regulator: MSDPMTTGHGDGPRAAGPASDAVFPRRAATLDEVARRAGVSRSVASRAMNNVRNVSAAKREAVALAARELGYVPNSTARALATKRVGSVVLAVSHDDPAMFGDPFFSQVLAGVAAALDRSELDLTLLLASSERGQARLERLLRSRGSDGVMLMALRRDDPLNRIVAATDLPVVLGGRPFEGDARWYVDVDNLGGGRLAAEHLLASGRRRLATITGPLDLQASVARSRGFADALAARGLPADQVEEADFTYDGGYRAMTRLLAAHPDTDGVFAASDNMASGALRALRAAGRRVPEDVAVVGFDDLDVARHTEPELTTVGQPIRGLGREMATMLARLIEGDTPTPIILPTHLVVRGSAPGGT, from the coding sequence ATGTCAGACCCCATGACGACGGGTCACGGCGACGGTCCCCGCGCCGCAGGGCCGGCGTCCGACGCGGTGTTTCCCCGTCGGGCGGCGACGCTCGACGAGGTCGCCCGACGTGCCGGGGTCTCACGCTCCGTGGCGTCCCGGGCCATGAACAACGTCCGCAACGTGAGCGCCGCCAAGCGGGAGGCCGTCGCGCTAGCGGCGCGCGAGCTCGGCTACGTCCCCAACTCGACGGCGCGGGCGCTGGCGACGAAGCGGGTCGGCTCCGTGGTGCTCGCCGTCTCGCATGACGACCCCGCCATGTTCGGCGACCCGTTCTTCTCCCAGGTGCTCGCCGGCGTGGCCGCGGCGCTCGATCGCTCCGAGCTCGACCTCACCCTCCTGCTCGCGTCCTCGGAGCGCGGCCAGGCCCGGCTCGAGCGCCTGCTCCGCTCCCGCGGGTCGGACGGCGTGATGCTCATGGCGCTGCGCCGCGACGACCCGCTCAACCGGATCGTGGCCGCCACGGACCTCCCGGTGGTCCTGGGCGGGCGCCCGTTCGAGGGGGACGCCCGGTGGTACGTCGACGTCGACAACCTCGGCGGGGGGCGCCTCGCCGCCGAGCACCTGCTGGCCTCGGGGCGTCGTCGGCTCGCGACCATCACCGGCCCGCTCGACCTGCAGGCGTCGGTCGCCCGGTCCCGCGGGTTCGCCGACGCGTTGGCGGCACGGGGACTGCCGGCGGACCAGGTCGAGGAAGCGGACTTCACGTACGACGGCGGCTACCGCGCGATGACCCGCCTCCTGGCCGCGCACCCGGACACCGACGGTGTGTTCGCCGCCTCGGACAACATGGCCTCCGGTGCGCTGCGCGCCCTACGGGCCGCGGGTCGGCGGGTTCCCGAGGACGTCGCCGTCGTCGGCTTCGACGACCTCGACGTCGCACGCCACACGGAGCCGGAGCTCACGACGGTCGGCCAGCCGATCCGCGGCCTGGGCCGGGAGATGGCGACGATGCTGGCCCGCCTGATCGAGGGGGACACACCGACGCCGATCATCCTGCCGACGCACCTCGTCGTGCGCGGGTCGGCTCCCGGCGGGACGTGA
- a CDS encoding winged helix-turn-helix transcriptional regulator, whose translation MAARDYGQYCGITQALELVGERWALLIVRDLLVGPRRYGELAAGLPRIPSNILAARLKELQAAGVIRRAPRSRVVLYELTPYGRELEPVVLALGAWGFKALGDPRDEQVVTPDAMTMTLRTAFRPQVAASLPATAYAARFGPDELLIHVDGPALDVARGTGPADLEFVAGPSIHRVISGTLTPDRAVSTGEIRVLQGQATLLDRFAQTFHLAA comes from the coding sequence ATGGCGGCGCGCGACTACGGCCAGTACTGCGGCATCACGCAGGCCCTCGAGCTCGTCGGCGAACGGTGGGCGCTGCTCATCGTCCGCGACCTGCTCGTCGGACCACGCCGGTACGGCGAGCTCGCGGCGGGGCTGCCACGCATCCCGAGCAACATCCTGGCGGCGCGGCTCAAGGAGCTGCAGGCGGCGGGTGTGATCCGCCGTGCGCCGCGGTCGCGCGTCGTGCTGTACGAGCTCACGCCGTACGGGCGCGAGCTCGAGCCGGTGGTGCTCGCGCTGGGCGCCTGGGGCTTCAAGGCCCTGGGCGACCCGCGCGACGAGCAGGTCGTCACCCCCGACGCGATGACGATGACGCTGCGCACCGCCTTCCGCCCGCAGGTCGCGGCATCGCTCCCCGCGACGGCGTACGCCGCGCGCTTCGGTCCTGACGAGCTGCTGATCCACGTCGACGGACCGGCCCTCGACGTGGCGCGCGGGACCGGCCCGGCCGACCTCGAGTTCGTCGCCGGACCGAGCATCCACCGCGTCATCTCCGGGACGCTGACACCGGACCGCGCCGTGTCCACCGGCGAGATCCGGGTGCTTCAGGGGCAGGCGACCCTGCTCGACCGGTTCGCGCAGACCTTTCACCTGGCCGCCTGA
- a CDS encoding GNAT family N-acetyltransferase, whose amino-acid sequence MIRDATTEDAPAVRALVAGLALRGPLDDAVVDDHLRRALADDRSVLLVAEDGDAVIGYLLGVLAPMMVHGGLALVQELAVREDHRRTGAGAALVRHFEERAGTAGASVVSLATSRAGEFYAALGYVPTATYYRRELH is encoded by the coding sequence ATGATCCGGGACGCCACCACCGAGGACGCGCCGGCGGTCCGCGCACTCGTCGCGGGACTCGCCCTGCGGGGACCGTTGGACGACGCCGTCGTGGACGACCACCTGCGCCGCGCCCTGGCGGACGACCGAAGCGTGCTGCTCGTCGCCGAGGACGGCGACGCGGTGATCGGCTACCTGCTCGGCGTCCTGGCCCCGATGATGGTCCACGGCGGCCTGGCCCTGGTCCAGGAGCTCGCGGTCCGCGAGGATCATCGCCGGACGGGCGCCGGCGCCGCCCTCGTGCGGCACTTCGAGGAGCGGGCCGGCACCGCCGGCGCGAGCGTCGTGTCGCTCGCCACCTCGCGGGCAGGCGAGTTCTACGCAGCCCTGGGCTACGTCCCCACCGCCACGTACTACCGGCGCGAGCTGCACTGA
- a CDS encoding TetR/AcrR family transcriptional regulator codes for MSELATTPRRARRHDPDRRDRIVDACLDVIGEVGVAGASTRRVAAAADVPLGSITYHFTDVDELLREAFGRFALQVSDRFEQRLGAASDEAAARRAVVDLITDDVLTDPRELVLTHELYTLAARDPGYRRLTHEWMARSRHALERHFDPTTARILDALVEGLTIHRALDTEPHGRAEVERAVALVAGGADRERP; via the coding sequence ATGAGCGAGCTCGCCACGACGCCCCGCCGGGCACGTCGGCACGACCCGGACCGCCGCGACCGGATCGTCGACGCGTGCCTCGACGTCATCGGCGAGGTCGGGGTCGCGGGCGCGTCCACGCGCCGGGTCGCCGCCGCCGCCGACGTCCCGCTCGGCTCGATCACCTACCACTTCACGGACGTCGACGAGCTGCTCCGCGAGGCCTTCGGCCGGTTCGCGCTGCAGGTCAGCGACCGGTTCGAGCAGCGCCTGGGGGCCGCGTCCGACGAGGCCGCGGCGCGCCGCGCGGTGGTGGACCTGATCACCGACGACGTGCTCACCGACCCGCGGGAGCTGGTGCTGACGCACGAGCTCTACACGCTCGCGGCCCGGGACCCCGGCTACCGCCGGCTCACGCACGAGTGGATGGCTCGCAGCCGGCACGCGCTCGAGCGGCACTTCGACCCGACGACCGCGCGCATCCTCGACGCGCTCGTCGAGGGCCTGACGATCCACCGCGCGCTGGACACGGAGCCGCACGGCAGGGCCGAGGTCGAGCGCGCCGTCGCGCTGGTCGCCGGCGGTGCCGACCGGGAGCGGCCGTGA
- the bglS gene encoding beta-glucanase, with amino-acid sequence MRSTTMHDDPAPRPARLRRWALGAALLAGLAAVPALAAPAQAAIGGSFADELDGFDTTRWYKADGYSNGGMFDAGWRADHVWHSGGVMGINLDDAGCPDACSGRRYASGEYRTTDLYSYGRFEVRMRAAGGGAGTVTSFFTYTGPSDGQPWDEIDVEILGKNTWQMQTNYFTDGVGGHESVIDLGFDAAAGFHDYAIEWWDGGTINWFVDGRLVHQEDGSRGPLPTHPQRIMMNLWPGTGVDGWLGPFSYSGQRTATYDWVRYSRY; translated from the coding sequence ATGCGCTCGACCACGATGCATGACGACCCAGCACCTCGTCCGGCGCGGCTGCGCCGCTGGGCGCTGGGCGCGGCTCTGCTGGCCGGCCTCGCGGCCGTGCCGGCGCTCGCCGCACCGGCTCAGGCAGCCATCGGCGGCAGCTTCGCCGACGAGCTGGACGGGTTCGACACCACGCGGTGGTACAAGGCGGACGGCTACAGCAACGGGGGGATGTTCGACGCGGGCTGGCGCGCCGACCACGTCTGGCACAGCGGCGGCGTCATGGGGATCAACCTCGACGACGCCGGCTGCCCCGACGCGTGCTCCGGGCGGCGCTACGCCTCCGGCGAGTACCGCACCACCGACCTGTACTCCTACGGGCGGTTCGAGGTGCGGATGCGGGCCGCCGGCGGCGGAGCAGGCACGGTGACCTCGTTCTTCACCTACACCGGGCCGAGCGACGGTCAGCCGTGGGACGAGATCGACGTCGAGATCCTCGGCAAGAACACGTGGCAGATGCAGACCAACTACTTCACCGACGGCGTCGGGGGCCACGAGTCCGTCATCGACCTCGGGTTCGACGCCGCGGCGGGGTTCCACGACTACGCCATCGAGTGGTGGGACGGCGGCACCATCAACTGGTTCGTCGACGGCCGTCTGGTCCACCAGGAGGACGGCTCGCGTGGCCCGCTGCCCACCCACCCGCAGCGGATCATGATGAACCTGTGGCCCGGGACGGGAGTCGACGGCTGGCTCGGTCCGTTCAGCTACTCGGGTCAGCGGACCGCGACGTACGACTGGGTCCGGTACTCCCGGTACTGA
- a CDS encoding sugar O-acetyltransferase, whose product MTTLAEQLAHIATGAVYDDLTPELIGARQRAVLATNAYNAAYGRPQAERERLLRDVLGTVGEGANLEPTFRCELGTNIQLGARFFANFDCVMLDGAPITVGDDVLVGPKVGLYTSNHALDLDERVAGACVARPITIGHGVWIAGGATVLPGVSIGDGAVVGAGSVVTRDVAPRTLVVGNPARVVRQTTAADRTGYLPSHRSHA is encoded by the coding sequence GTGACCACGCTCGCGGAGCAGCTCGCCCACATCGCCACCGGTGCCGTCTACGACGACCTGACGCCCGAGCTGATCGGTGCGCGTCAGCGTGCGGTCCTCGCGACGAACGCGTACAACGCCGCCTACGGCCGGCCGCAGGCCGAGCGAGAGCGGCTGCTCCGCGACGTGCTCGGCACCGTCGGCGAGGGGGCGAACCTCGAGCCGACGTTCCGCTGCGAGCTCGGCACGAACATCCAGCTCGGCGCGCGGTTCTTCGCCAACTTCGACTGCGTGATGCTGGACGGCGCTCCCATCACGGTGGGCGACGACGTCCTCGTCGGACCCAAGGTCGGGCTCTACACCTCGAACCACGCGCTGGACCTCGACGAGCGCGTCGCCGGCGCGTGCGTCGCACGGCCCATCACGATCGGCCACGGCGTCTGGATCGCCGGCGGTGCGACTGTCTTGCCCGGCGTCTCGATCGGCGACGGTGCGGTCGTCGGTGCCGGCAGCGTCGTCACGCGCGACGTCGCGCCGCGCACGCTCGTCGTCGGCAACCCCGCACGCGTCGTCCGGCAGACCACCGCGGCGGACCGCACGGGCTACCTCCCCTCGCACCGCTCGCACGCCTGA
- a CDS encoding class I SAM-dependent methyltransferase: MAAPEGPAAVFDRVADTYDTVGVPWFVPIAAALVAQLAVRPGERVLDVGCGRGAALRPLAEATGPGGHALGIDLAPRMVELTSADLAHLPQVDVRVGDARAPDLPPESFDVVAASLVLFFLPDPVAALSAWRGLLVPGGRVGVTTFGAQDERWREIDALFAPFLPPGMFDARASGRRGPYASDEGVEQLLVEAGFTDVRTVSHTVAAVFRGPEHVLEFSWSHGQRAMWDTVPPDRVDELRTAMAAAAARAAEPSGRIAFTQQVRQTLGSRPR; encoded by the coding sequence ATGGCCGCGCCGGAGGGTCCTGCCGCCGTCTTCGACCGGGTCGCCGACACGTACGACACCGTCGGCGTCCCCTGGTTCGTGCCGATCGCAGCAGCGCTCGTCGCCCAGCTCGCCGTCCGACCCGGCGAGCGGGTCCTCGACGTCGGCTGCGGCCGGGGTGCGGCGCTCCGGCCGCTCGCCGAGGCGACCGGACCCGGCGGGCACGCGCTCGGGATCGACCTCGCCCCCCGGATGGTCGAGCTGACCTCCGCCGACCTGGCGCACCTCCCCCAGGTCGACGTCCGCGTGGGGGACGCGCGCGCGCCCGACCTGCCCCCCGAGTCCTTCGACGTCGTCGCCGCCTCGCTCGTGCTGTTCTTCCTGCCGGATCCGGTGGCGGCGCTGTCCGCGTGGCGGGGGCTGCTGGTGCCCGGCGGGCGCGTCGGCGTCACGACCTTCGGCGCGCAGGACGAGCGGTGGCGGGAGATCGACGCGCTGTTCGCGCCGTTCCTGCCGCCGGGCATGTTCGACGCCCGCGCGAGCGGCCGGCGCGGCCCCTACGCCTCCGACGAGGGGGTCGAGCAGCTGCTGGTCGAGGCGGGGTTCACGGACGTGCGGACCGTCTCCCACACCGTCGCGGCGGTGTTCCGCGGCCCGGAGCACGTCCTCGAGTTCTCCTGGTCGCACGGGCAGCGGGCCATGTGGGACACCGTGCCGCCGGACCGGGTCGACGAGCTGCGCACGGCCATGGCCGCCGCCGCGGCTCGTGCGGCCGAGCCGTCCGGACGCATCGCCTTCACCCAGCAGGTGCGCCAGACGCTCGGGTCGCGGCCGCGCTGA
- a CDS encoding MFS transporter has translation MPSSNPVVVPPTARRARVAVSAVFLVNAVLYANLVPRLPEVKDHLDLTNAGLGAAIAAMPLGALLAGLLAPLLIQRLGSAAVASFGLVALAAAVAAVPLAGTWVALAGLFLLAGAFDAVIDVAQNAHGFRVQRLYGRSIVNAFHGLWSVGAVLGGLLGAAAAGLDVPLGAHLAATSAFFSVVAVVAYRFLLRGPEDAERAEAPDETAPGARSLRHVAGRTVLTLAALGVLAACGAFVEDAGSSWGALYLRGEVGVGAAAAGLAFVSLQVAMTVGRLTGDRVVDRFGQRRVARLGGVAIAVGMGLALAFPSLATTLVGFALAGLGVATLVPAVMHTADELPGLPAGVGLTVVSWLLRVGFLVSPTLVGLVADAASLRVALLGVVGAGVVVAVVGRVLMASGANGPDDEPATTPSGPAAAPA, from the coding sequence ATGCCCTCGTCGAACCCCGTCGTCGTCCCGCCCACCGCCCGCCGCGCCCGCGTCGCGGTGTCCGCGGTGTTCCTGGTCAACGCCGTGCTCTACGCCAACCTGGTGCCGCGGCTGCCCGAGGTGAAGGACCACCTGGACCTGACCAACGCCGGGCTGGGCGCCGCGATCGCCGCGATGCCGCTGGGCGCGCTGCTCGCCGGTTTGCTCGCTCCCCTCCTGATCCAGCGGCTCGGCTCCGCCGCGGTGGCCTCCTTCGGCCTCGTCGCGCTCGCCGCGGCCGTCGCGGCCGTGCCGCTCGCCGGGACCTGGGTGGCGCTCGCGGGGCTGTTCCTGCTGGCGGGGGCGTTCGACGCGGTCATCGACGTCGCCCAGAACGCGCACGGGTTCCGCGTCCAGCGGCTGTACGGGCGCTCGATCGTCAACGCCTTCCACGGGCTGTGGAGCGTCGGCGCGGTGCTCGGTGGCCTGCTCGGCGCCGCCGCCGCGGGCCTGGACGTGCCGCTCGGCGCGCACCTCGCCGCCACGTCGGCGTTCTTCAGCGTCGTCGCGGTGGTCGCCTACCGGTTCCTGCTGCGCGGTCCGGAGGACGCCGAGCGCGCGGAGGCGCCCGACGAGACCGCCCCCGGCGCCCGCTCGCTGCGGCACGTCGCCGGGCGGACGGTGCTCACCCTCGCCGCGCTCGGCGTGCTCGCCGCGTGCGGCGCGTTCGTCGAGGACGCCGGCTCGTCGTGGGGCGCCCTGTACCTGCGCGGCGAGGTCGGCGTCGGCGCGGCCGCCGCGGGCCTGGCGTTCGTGTCGCTGCAGGTCGCGATGACGGTCGGCCGGCTCACCGGTGACCGGGTGGTCGACCGGTTCGGGCAGCGCCGGGTCGCCCGCCTCGGCGGCGTCGCGATCGCGGTGGGGATGGGTCTCGCGCTCGCGTTCCCGTCGCTCGCGACCACGCTCGTCGGGTTCGCCCTCGCCGGCCTCGGCGTCGCCACGCTGGTGCCCGCCGTCATGCACACGGCCGACGAGCTGCCCGGCCTGCCCGCGGGCGTCGGGCTCACGGTCGTGAGCTGGCTGCTGCGCGTCGGGTTCCTGGTCTCCCCCACGCTCGTCGGCCTCGTCGCGGACGCGGCCAGCCTCCGGGTCGCGCTGCTGGGCGTGGTGGGCGCGGGGGTCGTCGTCGCGGTCGTCGGACGCGTGCTCATGGCCAGCGGGGCGAACGGGCCGGACGACGAGCCGGCCACGACGCCGAGCGGACCGGCCGCCGCCCCCGCCTGA
- a CDS encoding NAD(P)-dependent alcohol dehydrogenase, which produces MRAVVYERYGGPEVLRVVDVPVPPPAEGQVLVRVEATSVNLSDWECLRGSPAYARLGGLRAPRRQVLGSDIAGIVEAVGPGVTRFAPGDEVYGDGLDLKGGFAEHAVVRERALAPKPAGLTFVEASTIPQAGAIALQGTAGFAAGRRVLVNGAGGGSGSFAIQLAKRLGAHVTGVDNGDKLGHMRSLGADDVLDYRREDFTRDREPYDAVLDLVAHRSVFAYRRALAPGGTYRCVGGPARTLLRVLTVGAAVGALSGRSLGVLVVKEGPTHFEPLTELCVAGDITIHVDSVVGLDDVPDALARVGAGRALGKVVVVPR; this is translated from the coding sequence ATGCGCGCAGTGGTCTACGAGCGGTACGGCGGGCCCGAGGTCCTGCGGGTCGTGGACGTGCCGGTCCCGCCTCCGGCCGAGGGCCAGGTCCTGGTGCGGGTCGAGGCGACGTCGGTCAACCTCAGCGACTGGGAGTGCCTGCGCGGCTCGCCGGCCTACGCCCGCCTCGGTGGGCTCCGGGCCCCGCGGCGCCAGGTCCTGGGCTCGGACATCGCCGGGATTGTCGAGGCCGTCGGCCCCGGGGTCACCCGGTTCGCGCCGGGCGACGAGGTCTACGGGGACGGCCTGGACCTCAAGGGCGGCTTCGCCGAGCACGCGGTCGTCCGGGAGCGGGCGCTGGCGCCCAAGCCCGCCGGCCTGACCTTCGTCGAGGCGTCGACGATCCCCCAGGCGGGCGCGATCGCGCTCCAGGGCACGGCGGGGTTCGCCGCCGGCCGCCGCGTCCTGGTCAACGGCGCCGGCGGCGGCTCAGGCTCCTTCGCGATCCAGCTCGCGAAGCGCCTGGGCGCGCACGTCACCGGCGTCGACAACGGCGACAAGCTCGGGCACATGCGCTCGCTCGGGGCGGACGACGTGCTCGACTACCGTCGCGAGGACTTCACGCGCGACCGCGAGCCGTACGACGCCGTCCTCGACCTCGTCGCCCACCGGTCCGTCTTCGCCTACCGCCGGGCGCTCGCCCCGGGCGGTACCTACCGGTGCGTCGGCGGACCGGCCCGCACGCTGCTCCGGGTGCTCACGGTGGGCGCGGCCGTGGGTGCGCTCAGCGGCCGGTCGCTGGGCGTGCTCGTCGTGAAGGAGGGGCCGACGCACTTCGAGCCGCTCACCGAGCTCTGCGTCGCCGGCGACATCACCATCCACGTCGACAGCGTCGTCGGGCTCGACGACGTCCCGGACGCGCTGGCGCGGGTCGGTGCCGGACGGGCGCTCGGCAAGGTCGTCGTCGTCCCGCGGTGA
- a CDS encoding dienelactone hydrolase family protein — MDFTSEHLHDDGVLERELVVGDIPGTLWTPPSGPAPLVLIAHNNGLPKSDPRLVARARFHAARYGYAVATIDATGCGDRPRTPEQERDRAAFRRAMQAGEGTDTVLEDFVGPLVEGAAPDWQTALDALVALPDVQGPVGFSGWAALGIRLATAEPRIAAMGLGAGGYVPRAQREAAPHVTVPLLLMVQWDDEGNPRQRALDLFDAFGSTRKTLHANLGGHLGTPAFELEDGCRFFDRHLR, encoded by the coding sequence ATGGACTTCACCTCCGAGCACCTGCACGACGACGGCGTCCTCGAGCGCGAGCTCGTCGTCGGCGACATCCCCGGCACCCTCTGGACGCCCCCGTCCGGACCCGCGCCGCTGGTCCTGATCGCCCACAACAACGGGCTGCCGAAGTCGGACCCGCGGCTCGTGGCCCGCGCCCGGTTCCACGCCGCGCGGTACGGCTACGCGGTCGCCACCATCGACGCCACCGGCTGCGGCGACCGGCCGCGGACGCCCGAGCAGGAGCGGGACCGCGCCGCGTTCCGTCGCGCCATGCAGGCGGGCGAGGGCACCGACACGGTCCTCGAGGACTTCGTCGGTCCGCTCGTCGAGGGCGCGGCACCCGACTGGCAGACCGCCCTCGACGCGCTCGTCGCGCTGCCCGACGTCCAGGGACCCGTGGGGTTCTCGGGCTGGGCCGCGCTGGGGATCCGCCTCGCGACGGCGGAGCCGCGCATCGCCGCCATGGGTCTGGGGGCCGGTGGGTACGTGCCCCGGGCCCAGCGAGAGGCGGCGCCTCACGTCACCGTCCCGTTGCTGCTGATGGTCCAGTGGGACGACGAGGGGAACCCGCGTCAGCGTGCGCTCGACCTGTTCGACGCGTTCGGCAGCACCAGGAAGACGCTGCACGCCAACCTCGGCGGGCACCTCGGCACACCCGCCTTCGAGCTCGAGGACGGCTGCCGGTTCTTCGACCGCCACCTGAGGTGA